A region from the Leptospira venezuelensis genome encodes:
- the uvrB gene encoding excinuclease ABC subunit UvrB encodes MSSIFKIHSNYKAAGDQVQAIEKIGQAFQRGEDKVTLVGVTGSGKTFTMAQVIANMGLPTLVLSHNKTLAAQLFREFKEFFPENAVEYFVSYYDYYQPEAYVPSSDTFIEKDMSMNEEIDKLRLRATSSLLERDDVVIVSSVSCIYGLGSPEEYVNSVVALQKGDIIDRDQVIRKLLHIQYNRNDTDFSRGNFRVRGDSIEVYPAYHTDAFRIEFFGDEVDSISRIHPVTAQVIAKQEKCFIYPAKHFIMSPPLIKDAVKRIKDEMAEQEIKFTKENKFLEAQRIVSRTNYDMEMLQEMGYCNGIENYSRHLTGRKEGERPACLIDYFRGDFLLIVDESHVTIPQVGGMFAGDKARKQTLVDFGFRLPSALDNRPLNFTEFETLTPKTLYVSATPAEYELEKSKTRVEQIIRPTGLLDPNVEVRPTKNQVEDLLVEIRKRIDLGERVLVTTLTKKMAEDLSDYYKELGLKVSYLHSEIETLERIEIIRDLRKGIYDVLIGINLLREGLDIPEVSLVAILDADKEGFLRNYKSLIQTIGRAARNINGTAVLYADKMTDSMTKAIEETKRRRTIQEEHNLKYRISPQTIKKEIADMIERTEKELAPEEYAAEEINKKFREKNFSSKEEMKEKIREEMLKAAKELDFERAALLRDKMLTIKVNPTEGK; translated from the coding sequence ATGTCTTCGATTTTTAAAATTCATTCCAACTACAAAGCAGCCGGGGACCAAGTCCAGGCTATAGAAAAAATAGGCCAAGCATTTCAAAGGGGAGAAGATAAGGTTACCCTAGTGGGAGTGACTGGCTCCGGCAAAACATTCACCATGGCACAGGTGATCGCAAATATGGGACTTCCTACCTTGGTCCTCTCGCATAACAAAACTTTAGCGGCTCAGTTATTCAGAGAATTTAAGGAGTTTTTCCCTGAAAATGCTGTGGAGTACTTCGTTTCCTATTATGATTACTACCAACCAGAGGCTTACGTACCTTCTTCAGATACATTTATAGAAAAAGATATGTCGATGAATGAGGAGATAGACAAACTCAGGCTAAGAGCTACTTCTTCTTTATTGGAAAGGGATGATGTGGTCATTGTAAGCTCAGTCTCTTGTATTTATGGTTTAGGATCTCCAGAAGAGTATGTGAATTCAGTTGTCGCATTACAAAAAGGAGATATTATAGATAGAGATCAGGTCATTCGCAAACTTCTTCATATACAATATAATCGTAATGATACGGATTTCTCTCGTGGAAATTTCAGGGTGAGGGGTGATTCTATCGAAGTTTATCCTGCTTATCATACCGACGCTTTTCGAATCGAATTTTTCGGGGACGAAGTGGATTCAATTTCCAGGATCCATCCAGTTACGGCTCAAGTTATCGCTAAGCAGGAAAAATGTTTTATCTATCCTGCAAAACACTTCATCATGTCGCCTCCATTGATAAAGGACGCTGTCAAAAGAATTAAAGATGAGATGGCGGAACAAGAGATCAAGTTCACAAAAGAGAATAAATTTTTAGAAGCACAGCGTATCGTATCTCGCACGAATTACGATATGGAAATGCTCCAAGAGATGGGATACTGTAACGGGATCGAAAACTATTCCCGTCATCTTACAGGAAGAAAAGAAGGAGAAAGACCTGCCTGTCTGATAGATTATTTCCGCGGAGATTTTTTACTCATAGTGGACGAGTCTCACGTAACAATTCCTCAAGTAGGGGGAATGTTCGCGGGTGATAAAGCTCGTAAACAAACTTTAGTAGATTTTGGATTCAGATTACCTTCTGCCCTAGATAACAGACCTTTGAACTTTACGGAATTTGAAACTTTAACTCCTAAAACATTGTATGTATCTGCAACACCTGCTGAGTACGAATTAGAAAAGAGTAAAACAAGAGTAGAACAAATTATCCGTCCTACAGGACTTTTAGATCCGAATGTAGAAGTTCGACCTACTAAAAATCAGGTAGAGGATCTTCTCGTTGAGATCCGAAAAAGAATAGATCTAGGAGAAAGGGTTCTCGTCACAACATTGACCAAGAAGATGGCGGAAGATCTCTCGGATTATTATAAAGAATTAGGACTTAAAGTTTCTTATCTACACTCTGAGATAGAAACATTGGAAAGGATTGAGATTATCCGAGATCTTAGAAAGGGAATTTATGATGTCCTAATAGGGATCAACCTATTACGAGAAGGTTTAGATATCCCTGAGGTCTCTCTTGTTGCAATTTTAGATGCAGACAAAGAAGGTTTTTTAAGAAATTATAAATCTTTAATACAGACCATCGGTAGAGCAGCTAGGAATATCAACGGAACTGCCGTGTTGTACGCGGATAAGATGACAGATTCTATGACCAAAGCCATAGAAGAAACCAAAAGAAGAAGAACTATCCAGGAAGAACATAACCTGAAATACAGAATCTCTCCTCAAACGATCAAAAAGGAAATTGCCGATATGATCGAAAGGACAGAAAAAGAACTGGCTCCGGAAGAATATGCGGCCGAAGAGATCAATAAAAAGTTCAGAGAGAAAAACTTCTCTTCTAAAGAGGAAATGAAAGAGAAGATCAGAGAAGAAATGTTAAAAGCAGCCAAGGAACTCGATTTCGAAAGAGCGGCTTTACTCAGAGACAAAATGCTTACCATCAAAGTGAATCCTACAGAGGGAAAATGA
- a CDS encoding rhomboid family intramembrane serine protease, which translates to MSLDITIITIIITGGISLYTLYVDQNLLDKLLLRPFRDSKEGNYYTLATSGFVHADFTHLLFNMLTLYFFGRHVDMVLGPVGFMGLYLASILIANLVSFQKNKSDANYASLGASGGTSGIVFASILFYPYSKIFFFFIPIPIPGPLYAILYLGYSYYASKNRQDGINHDAHLYGALTGLAVAILVQPSSLIAFVKYVFGGFI; encoded by the coding sequence ATGAGCTTAGACATCACAATCATTACTATAATTATCACAGGAGGAATAAGTCTTTATACATTATATGTAGACCAGAATCTTTTAGACAAACTCCTGCTGAGACCTTTCAGAGATTCTAAAGAAGGGAATTATTATACCTTAGCCACCAGTGGATTTGTTCATGCAGATTTCACTCATCTACTCTTTAATATGCTGACACTTTACTTTTTCGGAAGGCATGTGGATATGGTACTTGGACCCGTAGGATTTATGGGTCTGTACTTAGCGAGTATCTTGATCGCAAATCTGGTCTCTTTCCAGAAAAACAAATCAGATGCAAATTACGCAAGCCTAGGCGCGTCTGGAGGAACTTCCGGGATCGTTTTCGCTTCTATTTTATTCTATCCGTACTCTAAAATTTTCTTTTTCTTTATACCGATCCCAATCCCGGGACCTCTATATGCGATCTTATATTTAGGGTATTCTTACTATGCTTCTAAGAACAGACAAGATGGGATTAATCACGATGCACATCTTTATGGAGCGCTGACTGGACTCGCAGTAGCAATATTAGTGCAACCGAGTTCATTGATTGCATTTGTTAAATACGTGTTTGGCGGATTTATATAA
- the cutA gene encoding divalent-cation tolerance protein CutA: protein MSSSQEILVFTTLADRDLAEEYIAEMLQLGIIVSGTIFPEVALLYQWEGKLTIDSENKILLKAKADKYAAIEEYIMKKHPYLAPEIIKMDVSFGSDKFKAFIKDKIAKGG from the coding sequence ATGTCTTCATCGCAAGAAATCTTAGTCTTCACTACTTTAGCAGATCGCGACTTAGCGGAAGAGTATATTGCAGAAATGCTCCAGTTAGGTATAATCGTAAGCGGCACAATCTTTCCGGAAGTGGCTCTTTTATACCAATGGGAAGGAAAGCTTACAATCGATTCGGAAAACAAAATTCTTCTAAAAGCAAAAGCAGATAAGTATGCCGCAATCGAAGAATATATTATGAAAAAACATCCTTATCTCGCGCCTGAGATCATCAAAATGGATGTTAGCTTTGGGTCTGATAAATTTAAGGCTTTTATAAAGGATAAAATCGCGAAAGGAGGTTAA
- a CDS encoding LIC_10730 family protein: MKIKFALLLFFFILNCFFAVDWSSDESGKIKGKGSIEDFPEAENANLSKQELSKRGKKGEFKTREEQELFDMMISAGSDQITARNCAAKYGNCKSQCWTQYPIPKVETVFTAITVDRKRENCIGRCSNLCDDYIPSSSRGSMPNSGKGNYSDPNAPRY; this comes from the coding sequence ATGAAAATTAAATTCGCACTATTATTATTCTTCTTTATTCTAAACTGCTTTTTCGCAGTCGATTGGAGTTCCGACGAATCAGGCAAGATTAAAGGAAAAGGCTCCATCGAGGATTTTCCAGAAGCAGAAAATGCCAATCTGAGCAAACAGGAACTTTCCAAAAGAGGTAAAAAAGGCGAATTCAAAACCAGAGAAGAACAAGAACTTTTCGATATGATGATCTCAGCAGGTTCTGATCAAATTACTGCTCGGAACTGCGCCGCCAAATACGGGAACTGCAAGAGCCAATGTTGGACCCAATATCCAATCCCTAAGGTAGAAACTGTTTTTACCGCAATTACTGTGGATCGCAAACGAGAAAATTGTATAGGAAGATGTAGTAATCTTTGTGATGATTATATTCCTTCTTCATCCAGAGGTTCCATGCCGAATTCAGGCAAAGGGAATTATTCCGATCCGAACGCTCCCAGATACTGA
- a CDS encoding serine hydrolase domain-containing protein, whose protein sequence is MGGLLVSSFFTSTSVKRFFLFSLAILFISNCSALDWGWVKLPSGLAWEQDETLDRNPVEGFRVEFPEELGLDSRPLVELSKKFRKEKTEVRSLLILKEGNLVFERYAGGISRNHNHNMYSVTKSVVSMLLGICYTNDCGVDLEDSLSSAESGLPGLLPSELKGKESIRLKDALRMSSGMGWDSFPKKEDIRTDADPLAIAWIPAVSSAPGTKFEYSNGDTQLVAGYLEAKTGKTLYEYSKNTAFSWLGFKGEEWNTSKSGRQTAGFGLRLRPIDMAKLGQLYLDGGKWQGRQILKPEWIAMTLEPGIEKRYGLQFWIHEFEGKPSFMANGKGGQFIYVIPHRKIVIVMTSAIWDKAPDLVLSSVLDAIKASLISTDKIPSPDREEALLRELKISARTSLDPKLKEGADETRIAAEPGMKQNHP, encoded by the coding sequence ATGGGGGGTCTTTTAGTGAGTAGTTTTTTTACAAGTACATCAGTAAAACGTTTCTTTCTCTTCTCTTTAGCTATCCTTTTTATCTCTAATTGTAGCGCACTCGACTGGGGCTGGGTTAAACTCCCATCCGGACTCGCCTGGGAACAAGACGAAACCTTAGATAGAAACCCTGTTGAAGGTTTCCGAGTGGAATTTCCGGAAGAATTGGGACTGGATTCAAGGCCCTTGGTAGAACTTTCCAAAAAGTTTAGAAAAGAAAAAACAGAAGTCCGTTCTCTTCTCATCCTGAAAGAAGGCAACCTAGTATTTGAAAGGTATGCCGGTGGTATCTCAAGAAATCATAATCATAATATGTATTCTGTGACCAAGTCAGTGGTCTCCATGTTGTTAGGGATTTGTTATACGAATGATTGTGGAGTGGATTTAGAAGATAGTCTTTCTTCTGCTGAGTCGGGATTGCCTGGCCTTCTTCCTTCCGAGTTAAAAGGAAAGGAATCTATCCGACTCAAGGACGCATTACGTATGAGTTCCGGAATGGGTTGGGACTCATTTCCTAAAAAAGAAGATATCAGAACAGACGCCGACCCGCTTGCGATTGCTTGGATTCCTGCAGTATCTTCGGCGCCTGGAACTAAATTCGAATATTCTAATGGAGATACTCAATTGGTCGCAGGTTATCTGGAAGCCAAGACTGGTAAGACATTATATGAATATTCCAAGAACACTGCATTCTCTTGGTTAGGTTTTAAAGGAGAAGAATGGAATACATCTAAATCCGGAAGACAGACAGCTGGTTTCGGACTTCGCCTGAGACCAATCGATATGGCAAAGTTAGGACAACTGTATCTTGACGGAGGAAAATGGCAGGGCCGCCAGATCCTAAAACCTGAGTGGATTGCAATGACCTTAGAACCGGGGATTGAGAAAAGGTACGGGCTCCAGTTTTGGATCCATGAATTTGAAGGAAAGCCTAGCTTCATGGCAAACGGGAAGGGTGGCCAATTTATCTATGTGATCCCTCATCGTAAGATTGTTATAGTGATGACTAGCGCTATCTGGGATAAGGCACCTGATTTAGTTTTAAGTTCTGTGCTGGATGCGATTAAAGCTTCTTTAATATCCACCGATAAAATCCCTTCTCCTGACAGGGAAGAAGCGTTACTTAGAGAGCTGAAAATATCTGCCAGAACTTCTTTGGATCCTAAGCTTAAAGAAGGAGCGGATGAAACAAGGATTGCAGCGGAACCAGGGATGAAACAAAATCATCCTTAA
- a CDS encoding type 1 glutamine amidotransferase domain-containing protein has translation MKTVLIPIPQIDFDPTEVSVPWKVLKENGYKIIFTTPTGSSGEADFRMVTGKGLGILSPVLRAKNDDVLLYRELEKSNEFLSPKKYESVKLDSFDVLLLPGGHAKGMRVYLESEPLQKLVGNTFAEGKPVAAICHGVLLAARSKNPKTKKSSLYGLKTTGLLKSQELLAWNLTRAWLGDYYRTYPTPLQDEVISFLESSTDFQEGPMPIGRDSFANTKPGFSVLDKSYLSARWPGDAHKFAKELPEFFG, from the coding sequence ATGAAGACCGTTCTAATCCCAATCCCTCAAATCGATTTCGACCCAACAGAAGTATCCGTCCCTTGGAAGGTTTTAAAAGAAAACGGATATAAGATCATATTTACTACCCCAACTGGAAGCTCCGGAGAGGCTGATTTTAGAATGGTGACCGGTAAAGGTTTAGGAATTTTATCTCCAGTTTTAAGAGCGAAGAATGATGATGTTCTTTTGTATAGAGAATTAGAAAAATCGAATGAGTTTCTAAGCCCGAAAAAATACGAGTCTGTCAAATTAGATTCTTTTGACGTTCTGCTTCTTCCGGGAGGACATGCAAAAGGAATGAGAGTTTATCTAGAATCTGAACCTTTACAAAAGTTGGTTGGGAATACTTTTGCGGAAGGAAAGCCTGTTGCAGCGATTTGTCATGGGGTGCTTCTCGCCGCAAGATCCAAAAACCCTAAAACAAAAAAGTCCAGCTTATATGGACTAAAAACCACAGGACTTTTGAAATCTCAGGAACTTCTGGCATGGAATTTAACTAGAGCTTGGCTTGGGGATTATTATAGAACTTATCCTACACCATTACAAGACGAAGTAATTTCCTTTTTAGAATCCAGCACAGACTTTCAAGAAGGTCCAATGCCTATTGGAAGAGATAGTTTCGCTAATACTAAACCAGGGTTCAGCGTTTTAGATAAGTCTTATCTTTCTGCAAGATGGCCTGGAGATGCACATAAGTTTGCCAAAGAACTTCCCGAATTCTTCGGATAG